In Poecilia reticulata strain Guanapo linkage group LG17, Guppy_female_1.0+MT, whole genome shotgun sequence, the following proteins share a genomic window:
- the LOC103479285 gene encoding GRAM domain-containing protein 3-like gives MKRGSCKKCSRSQSLNLGSVEQQQQQGRRLIQSFRMSNRDQTTAGDCLSRSDVLTITPSYIKYNKTFHKLFPEIPAEERLTHTFTCSWQREVLYHGKLFVSENNVCFYSSVLLKETKVIRFGAFLT, from the exons ATGAAAAGAGGCAGCTGCAAGAAGTGCAGCCGGAGCCAGAGTCTGAATTTGGGGAGTGTcgaacagcagcaacaacagggCAGGCGGCTAATTCAAAGCTTCAGAATGAGCAACAG GGACCAGACCACAGCAGGAGATTGTCTCAGCAGATCGGATGTGCTCACCATCACTCCT AGCTACATAAAGTACAACAAAACCTTCCACAAACTGTTTCCAGAGATCCCGGCGGAGGAGAGGCTGACGCACA CGTTTACCTGTTCCTGGCAGAGGGAGGTCCTGTATCACGGAAAACTCTTTGTTTCGGAGAACAACGTGTGCTTCTACTCGTCTGTGCTGCTGAAAGAGACCAAGGTAATTCGCTTTGGTGCGTTTTTGACGTGA